A genomic window from Streptomyces mirabilis includes:
- a CDS encoding organic hydroperoxide resistance protein, whose amino-acid sequence MSIQHSDVLYTAVATAENGRDGRVATDDGRLDVVVNPPEEMGGSGAGTNPEQLFAAGYSACFQGALGVVARQENADVSGSTVTAKVGIGKNEDGFGIIVEISATIPNVDGATARDLLEKAHQVCPYSKATRGNITVTLV is encoded by the coding sequence ATGTCCATCCAGCACTCCGATGTCCTCTACACCGCCGTCGCCACCGCCGAGAACGGTCGCGACGGCCGGGTCGCCACCGACGACGGCAGGCTCGACGTCGTCGTGAACCCGCCCGAGGAGATGGGCGGCAGCGGCGCCGGGACCAACCCGGAACAGCTCTTCGCCGCCGGGTACAGCGCCTGCTTCCAGGGCGCCCTCGGCGTCGTCGCCCGCCAGGAGAACGCAGACGTCTCCGGCTCGACCGTCACCGCGAAGGTCGGCATCGGCAAGAACGAGGACGGGTTCGGGATCATCGTGGAGATCTCCGCGACGATCCCGAACGTCGACGGGGCCACCGCACGGGACCTCCTCGAAAAGGCCCACCAGGTCTGCCCCTACTCGAAGGCGACCCGCGGCAACATCACCGTGACGCTCGTCTGA
- a CDS encoding NADP-dependent oxidoreductase: MTETQLPAVNREWHLVSRPVGWPKPEDFALVEAEVPQPGEGQILVRNAYVSVDPYMRGRMSAAKSYVAPFELGKVMQGGAVGEVIASNAEGVEVGDHVLHFFGWREFAVVDAKQAVKVDPQAAPLSTYLGALGMTGLTAYAGLLRTASFKEGDSVFVSGAAGAVGSQVGQIAKLKGASRVIGSAGSDEKVKLLVEEYGFDAAFNYKNGPVGEQLRAAAPDGVDVYFDNVGGDHLEAAIGSLNRGGRIAVCGMISVYNSTEPVPGPKNLARLIQTRGRIEGFLVGDHYDLQAQFVQEVGAWIRSGELKYRETVVEGIENNLEAFFGVLRGDNVGKMIVKL, encoded by the coding sequence ATGACCGAGACCCAGCTCCCCGCCGTCAACCGCGAATGGCACCTGGTCAGCCGCCCGGTCGGCTGGCCGAAGCCCGAGGACTTCGCCCTGGTCGAGGCCGAGGTCCCGCAGCCGGGGGAGGGTCAGATCCTCGTACGGAACGCGTACGTGTCCGTGGACCCGTACATGCGCGGCCGCATGAGCGCCGCCAAGTCCTACGTCGCCCCCTTCGAGCTGGGCAAGGTCATGCAGGGCGGCGCGGTCGGTGAGGTCATCGCCTCCAACGCCGAGGGCGTCGAGGTCGGCGACCACGTCCTGCACTTCTTCGGCTGGCGCGAATTCGCCGTCGTGGACGCCAAGCAGGCCGTCAAGGTGGACCCGCAGGCCGCGCCGCTGTCGACGTACCTCGGTGCCCTCGGCATGACCGGTCTCACCGCCTACGCGGGCCTCCTGCGCACCGCCTCCTTCAAGGAGGGCGACTCCGTCTTCGTCTCCGGCGCCGCCGGCGCGGTCGGCAGCCAGGTCGGGCAGATCGCCAAGCTCAAGGGCGCCTCGCGCGTCATCGGCTCCGCCGGCTCCGACGAGAAGGTCAAGCTGCTCGTCGAGGAGTACGGCTTCGACGCCGCCTTCAACTACAAGAACGGCCCGGTCGGCGAGCAGCTGCGCGCCGCCGCCCCGGACGGCGTCGACGTCTACTTCGACAACGTGGGCGGCGACCACCTGGAGGCGGCCATCGGCTCCCTCAACCGGGGCGGCCGCATCGCCGTCTGCGGCATGATCTCCGTCTACAACAGCACCGAGCCCGTCCCCGGCCCGAAGAACCTCGCCCGCCTCATCCAGACCCGCGGCCGCATCGAGGGCTTCCTGGTCGGCGACCACTACGACCTCCAGGCGCAGTTCGTGCAGGAGGTCGGCGCCTGGATCCGCTCCGGCGAGCTCAAGTACCGCGAGACGGTCGTCGAGGGCATCGAGAACAACCTGGAGGCGTTCTTCGGAGTCCTGCGCGGCGACAACGTCGGCAAGATGATCGTCAAGCTCTGA
- a CDS encoding MarR family winged helix-turn-helix transcriptional regulator, whose amino-acid sequence MATQRTTRIDPLTLEVVDLIGTVVARYHEEYEDAAAEHALTGAQARLLSLLSLEPLPMRRLAQKLKCEPSNVTGIVDRLEARGLVERRPDPSDRRVKLAAATEEGRRVARSLRDALNFAREPLAALSTEERLSLRDLLRRMLTP is encoded by the coding sequence ATGGCCACGCAAAGAACAACCCGTATCGACCCGCTGACCCTCGAGGTCGTGGACCTCATCGGCACGGTCGTGGCCCGCTATCACGAGGAGTACGAGGACGCTGCCGCCGAGCATGCGCTGACCGGGGCGCAGGCGCGACTTCTGAGCCTGCTCTCCCTGGAGCCGCTGCCGATGCGGCGGCTCGCCCAGAAGCTGAAGTGCGAGCCGTCGAACGTGACCGGGATCGTGGACCGGCTGGAGGCGCGGGGCCTGGTCGAGCGGCGCCCCGACCCGTCCGACCGCCGCGTGAAGCTGGCCGCGGCGACGGAGGAGGGCAGGCGTGTGGCGCGCTCCCTCCGCGACGCCCTCAACTTCGCCCGTGAGCCCCTGGCGGCCCTCTCCACCGAGGAGCGCCTGTCCCTCCGGGACCTCCTGCGGAGAATGCTCACGCCGTAG
- a CDS encoding SCO2400 family protein: MDYCDPCRRHLNGALACPGCGTSAEQLRAHADQTDMRAGTGAGAVDAGVDSLYEGDNDDDEDPDDDDDDDDDEDGEGERSGRAAARRRNRGRGRGRGRDSEGPGGASRRDRKAAAHRRRRRRVLLIAAGFVLAAGGLSLAELGMDGPGLLPKPAAAGGEPADGSASSDAGTARPITDAGGSSGGTSTATASPDASASPSASKSAKGDKSKDDKKDTQEQSATTGTGVVPSATSGPVSSTPPKSSPKPTAAPTSAAPSPSPSPSRCNRFLWWCT, encoded by the coding sequence ATGGACTACTGCGACCCGTGCCGACGGCACCTCAACGGCGCCCTTGCCTGCCCGGGGTGCGGCACCTCAGCCGAACAGCTCCGCGCGCATGCGGACCAGACCGACATGCGTGCCGGAACGGGCGCGGGGGCGGTCGATGCCGGTGTCGACTCGTTGTACGAGGGCGACAACGACGACGATGAAGATCCCGATGACGATGACGATGACGATGACGACGAGGACGGCGAGGGGGAGCGGTCCGGACGGGCCGCTGCCCGGCGGCGGAACCGTGGGCGCGGACGGGGCCGGGGCCGGGACTCGGAGGGGCCCGGCGGTGCGAGCCGGCGGGACCGGAAGGCCGCGGCGCATCGTCGGCGGCGGCGTCGGGTGCTGCTCATCGCCGCGGGGTTCGTGCTGGCGGCGGGTGGGCTGAGCCTCGCCGAGCTCGGCATGGACGGGCCGGGGCTGCTGCCGAAACCGGCCGCGGCCGGGGGTGAGCCGGCGGACGGGTCGGCGTCCTCGGATGCCGGCACGGCGCGGCCGATCACCGATGCGGGGGGTTCGTCCGGGGGTACGTCCACCGCGACGGCCTCTCCTGACGCATCGGCGTCTCCCTCCGCTTCCAAGTCCGCCAAGGGTGACAAGTCCAAGGACGACAAGAAGGACACACAGGAGCAGTCGGCGACGACGGGGACCGGTGTGGTGCCGTCCGCGACGTCCGGCCCCGTGTCCTCGACTCCACCGAAGTCGTCCCCCAAGCCGACGGCCGCGCCGACCTCGGCCGCGCCGTCGCCGTCGCCTTCACCTTCGCGGTGCAACCGTTTCCTGTGGTGGTGCACGTAG
- a CDS encoding mandelate racemase/muconate lactonizing enzyme family protein, which produces MRITGISTHVVGTPWRNLTYVQVHTDEGLTGVGETRMLGHTDALIGYLREAEANHILGSDPFAVEDLVRRMKYGDYGRAGEIVMSGIAVIEMACWDIKGKALGVPVWQLLGGKVTDRVKAYANGWYTTERTPEAYHKAAQEVVARGYKALKIDPFGTGHFELDHEATLYSVSLIEAVRDAIGPEAELMLEMHGRFSPSTAVRLARELAPFKPAWLEEPVPPENLKALEKVAAKVDIPVATGERIHDRIEFRELFESQAVDIIQPDVGHIGGIWETRKLAATAEAHYVLVAPHNVGGPVLTAASLQVGFTSPNFKILEHFNDFADAEIKKVVKGAPQVVDGYFELSHEPGLGVELDVDAAAEFPQQQARFDLWADGWEQRKPKGSQ; this is translated from the coding sequence GTGCGCATCACGGGAATCAGCACACACGTGGTCGGGACGCCCTGGCGCAACCTGACCTACGTCCAGGTGCACACCGACGAGGGCCTGACCGGAGTCGGCGAGACCCGCATGCTGGGCCACACCGACGCACTGATCGGCTATCTGCGGGAGGCGGAGGCCAATCACATTCTCGGCTCCGACCCGTTCGCTGTCGAGGACCTCGTCCGACGGATGAAGTACGGCGACTACGGGCGCGCCGGCGAGATCGTGATGTCCGGCATCGCGGTCATCGAGATGGCCTGCTGGGACATCAAGGGCAAGGCGCTCGGCGTCCCCGTGTGGCAGCTGCTCGGTGGCAAGGTCACCGACAGGGTCAAGGCCTACGCCAATGGGTGGTACACGACCGAGCGAACTCCGGAGGCCTATCACAAGGCCGCCCAGGAGGTCGTGGCGCGCGGGTACAAGGCGTTGAAGATCGACCCCTTCGGGACCGGGCACTTCGAGCTCGACCACGAGGCGACGCTCTACTCCGTCTCGCTGATCGAGGCCGTGCGCGACGCGATCGGCCCCGAGGCCGAGTTGATGCTGGAGATGCACGGCCGTTTCTCCCCCTCCACCGCCGTCCGGCTCGCCCGCGAGCTCGCGCCCTTCAAGCCCGCGTGGCTGGAGGAGCCGGTCCCGCCGGAGAACCTGAAGGCCCTGGAGAAGGTCGCCGCCAAGGTGGACATCCCGGTCGCGACCGGTGAGCGCATCCACGACCGCATCGAGTTCCGCGAGCTCTTCGAGAGCCAGGCCGTGGACATCATCCAGCCCGACGTCGGTCACATCGGCGGCATCTGGGAGACGCGGAAGCTGGCCGCCACCGCCGAGGCGCACTACGTCCTCGTCGCGCCCCACAACGTCGGTGGCCCCGTCCTCACCGCCGCCTCCCTCCAAGTCGGCTTCACCTCCCCCAACTTCAAGATCCTCGAACACTTCAACGACTTCGCGGACGCGGAGATCAAGAAGGTCGTGAAGGGCGCCCCGCAGGTCGTCGACGGCTACTTCGAGCTGTCCCACGAGCCCGGTCTCGGCGTCGAGCTGGACGTCGACGCGGCGGCCGAGTTCCCGCAGCAGCAGGCCCGTTTCGACCTGTGGGCCGACGGCTGGGAGCAGCGCAAGCCCAAGGGGTCGCAGTGA
- a CDS encoding zinc-dependent alcohol dehydrogenase: MSTAVVVEAPGEHRLIEHEPVRPGAGEALVRVHAVGICGSDREVYQGNRPDGYVRYPLTPGHEWSGTVEAVGAGVPESIVGRKVVGEGFRNCQVCDRCHAGETTLCTAGYEETGFTRPGAMATTLTLPARLLHVLPDDADLTAAALLEPAACIAAAALKANALPGERVAVVGTGTLGMFAIQFLKANSPAELLVVGTRPDRAALSRDFGATDFRTRDQELPDDFDVVIETAGSASAAHTAASLLRRGGRLVLTGIPAPGAEGLDPTDLVVRQLEVHTVFGAPPAAWAHTVRVFGAGLLSPLPLVTHELPLAEFPQAIELVGSGDPKVGKVLLKP, encoded by the coding sequence GTGAGCACCGCGGTCGTCGTCGAGGCGCCGGGCGAGCACCGGCTGATCGAGCACGAGCCGGTGCGGCCGGGCGCCGGTGAGGCCCTGGTGCGGGTGCACGCCGTGGGTATTTGCGGCAGCGACCGCGAGGTCTACCAGGGCAACCGTCCCGACGGGTACGTCCGATATCCGCTCACGCCCGGCCACGAGTGGTCGGGGACCGTCGAGGCGGTCGGGGCCGGGGTCCCGGAGTCGATCGTCGGACGCAAGGTCGTCGGCGAGGGGTTCCGCAACTGCCAGGTCTGCGACCGCTGCCACGCGGGCGAGACGACGTTGTGCACGGCGGGGTACGAGGAGACCGGGTTCACCCGGCCGGGCGCGATGGCGACCACGCTGACCCTCCCGGCGCGGCTGCTGCACGTGCTGCCGGACGACGCCGACCTGACGGCGGCGGCCCTCCTGGAGCCCGCCGCCTGCATCGCGGCCGCCGCGCTGAAGGCGAACGCCCTGCCCGGTGAGCGGGTCGCGGTGGTCGGGACCGGCACGCTCGGGATGTTCGCGATCCAGTTCCTGAAGGCGAACTCTCCGGCGGAGCTGCTCGTCGTCGGGACCCGGCCGGACCGGGCGGCACTGTCCAGGGACTTCGGCGCCACCGACTTCCGTACGAGGGACCAGGAACTCCCCGACGACTTCGACGTCGTCATCGAGACCGCCGGGTCCGCGTCCGCCGCGCACACCGCCGCCTCCCTGCTGAGGCGCGGCGGACGTCTGGTCCTCACGGGGATCCCGGCGCCGGGCGCCGAGGGGCTCGACCCCACCGATCTCGTCGTGCGTCAGCTGGAGGTGCACACCGTGTTCGGTGCGCCGCCGGCGGCCTGGGCGCACACCGTGCGGGTCTTCGGGGCCGGGCTGCTCAGCCCGTTGCCGCTGGTCACGCACGAGTTGCCGCTCGCCGAGTTCCCGCAGGCCATCGAGTTGGTGGGGTCCGGCGATCCCAAGGTCGGAAAGGTCCTGCTGAAGCCGTAG
- the chvE gene encoding multiple monosaccharide ABC transporter substrate-binding protein, giving the protein MRNRRAALTAIAGAASLALTLTACGQNSDGGSKDSSGSTKGATIGISMPTKSSERWIGDGNNVVKDLQSKGYKTKLAFGEDDPDTQVSQIENMITQGVKALIIAAIDNKSMNNVLQQAADAKIPVISYDRLILGTKNVDYYASFDNEKVGELQGNYILQKLGLADGSKKGPFNIELFAGSNDDNNTKYFFGGAMKVLQPYIDKKQLNVKSGQTALNQVTTLRWDGGTAQRRMDDILTSSYKSARVDAVLSPYDGISIGILSSLKSDDYGSKSKPLPVVTGQDAELASVKSIIAGEQTQTVYKDTRKLATVASGMVDAALKGKKPELNDTKTYDNGTKVVPAYLLQPVSVDKTNYEKELVGTGYYKDSDLK; this is encoded by the coding sequence ATGCGTAACCGCAGAGCCGCTCTCACCGCCATCGCCGGCGCGGCCTCCCTCGCCCTCACCCTGACCGCCTGCGGCCAGAACAGCGACGGCGGCAGCAAGGACTCCTCGGGGAGCACCAAGGGCGCCACGATCGGCATCTCGATGCCGACCAAGTCCTCCGAGCGCTGGATCGGCGACGGAAACAACGTGGTCAAGGACCTTCAGTCGAAGGGCTACAAGACCAAGCTGGCCTTCGGCGAGGACGACCCCGACACCCAGGTCTCGCAGATCGAGAACATGATCACGCAGGGTGTGAAGGCCCTGATCATCGCGGCCATCGACAACAAGTCGATGAACAACGTGCTCCAGCAGGCCGCCGACGCGAAGATCCCGGTGATCTCCTACGACCGACTGATCCTCGGCACCAAGAACGTCGACTACTACGCGTCGTTCGACAACGAGAAGGTCGGCGAGCTCCAGGGCAACTACATCCTGCAGAAGCTCGGTCTCGCGGACGGCTCCAAGAAGGGCCCGTTCAACATCGAGCTCTTCGCCGGCTCGAACGACGACAACAACACGAAGTACTTCTTCGGCGGCGCGATGAAGGTCCTGCAGCCGTACATCGACAAGAAGCAGCTCAACGTCAAGTCCGGCCAGACCGCGCTGAACCAGGTCACCACCCTGCGCTGGGACGGCGGCACCGCCCAGAGGCGCATGGACGACATCCTGACCTCGTCGTACAAGAGCGCCCGGGTCGACGCGGTGCTCTCGCCCTACGACGGCATCTCCATCGGCATCCTCTCCTCGCTGAAGTCGGACGACTACGGCTCCAAGAGCAAGCCGCTGCCGGTCGTCACCGGCCAGGACGCCGAGCTGGCCTCCGTGAAGTCGATCATCGCGGGCGAGCAGACGCAGACCGTCTACAAGGACACCCGCAAGCTGGCGACGGTGGCCTCGGGCATGGTCGACGCGGCCCTCAAGGGCAAGAAGCCCGAGCTGAACGACACCAAGACGTACGACAACGGCACCAAGGTCGTCCCCGCCTACCTGCTCCAGCCGGTCAGCGTCGACAAGACCAACTACGAGAAGGAACTGGTCGGCACCGGCTACTACAAGGACAGCGACCTCAAGTAA
- the mmsA gene encoding multiple monosaccharide ABC transporter ATP-binding protein, whose product MAGPVLEMRSIVKTFPGVKALSDVTLTVQQGEVHAICGENGAGKSTLMKVLSGVHPHGSYEGDILFEGEVCSFKDIRASEHRGIVIIHQELALVPYLSIAENIFLGNEHATRGLISWTETLRHASELLRRVGLDENPQTRVADIGVGKQQLVEIAKALSKQVKLLILDEPTAALNDEDSGKLLDLILELKNQGITSIIISHKLNEIARVADSVTILRDGRTIETLDVKAPETTEDRIISGMVGRDLEHRFPERTPHHPEEGTAPALEVRDWTVFHPIDQQRKVVDDVSISVRRGEIVGIAGLMGAGRTELAMNVFGRTYGRYAGGTVLRDGKEIRTKTVSEAVGHGIAYVTEDRKHYGLNLIDTINRNITLSALGKVSKRGIVDEHEERQVSEGYRKSMNIKAPTVFEPVGKLSGGNQQKVVLSKWIFAGPEVLILDEPTRGIDVGAKFEIYTVIDKLAAEGKAVVFISSELPELLGMCDRIYTMAAGRLTGEFSRAEASQETLMRQMTKDKEVTR is encoded by the coding sequence ATGGCGGGACCCGTCCTGGAAATGCGCTCGATCGTCAAGACCTTTCCCGGCGTCAAGGCGCTGTCGGACGTCACTCTGACCGTCCAGCAGGGCGAGGTCCATGCCATCTGCGGGGAGAACGGCGCCGGCAAGTCGACCTTGATGAAGGTCCTCTCCGGCGTTCACCCGCACGGGAGTTACGAGGGGGACATCCTCTTCGAGGGGGAGGTCTGCTCCTTCAAGGACATCAGGGCCAGTGAGCACCGCGGCATCGTGATCATCCACCAGGAACTGGCGCTGGTGCCCTACCTCTCCATCGCGGAGAACATCTTCCTCGGCAACGAGCACGCCACCCGCGGGCTCATCAGCTGGACCGAGACGCTGCGGCACGCCTCCGAGCTGCTGCGGCGGGTCGGGCTCGACGAGAACCCGCAGACCCGCGTCGCCGACATCGGCGTGGGCAAGCAGCAGCTCGTGGAGATCGCGAAGGCGCTGTCGAAGCAGGTGAAGCTGCTCATCCTGGATGAGCCGACGGCCGCCCTGAACGACGAGGACAGCGGCAAACTGCTGGATCTCATCCTGGAGTTGAAGAACCAGGGCATCACCTCGATCATCATTTCCCACAAGCTGAACGAGATCGCGCGGGTAGCGGACTCGGTGACGATCCTGCGTGACGGCCGGACCATCGAGACCCTCGACGTGAAGGCCCCGGAGACCACCGAGGACCGGATCATCAGCGGCATGGTCGGCCGCGACCTCGAGCACCGCTTCCCGGAGCGGACGCCGCACCACCCGGAGGAGGGCACCGCGCCCGCCCTGGAGGTCCGCGACTGGACCGTGTTCCACCCGATCGACCAGCAGCGCAAGGTCGTCGACGACGTGTCGATCTCCGTACGGCGCGGCGAGATCGTCGGCATCGCGGGACTCATGGGCGCCGGCCGCACCGAACTGGCGATGAACGTCTTCGGACGCACCTACGGCCGCTACGCGGGCGGCACGGTACTCCGGGACGGCAAGGAGATCCGTACCAAGACCGTCTCCGAAGCGGTCGGACACGGCATCGCGTACGTCACCGAGGACCGCAAGCACTACGGCCTCAACCTCATCGACACCATCAACCGCAACATCACGCTCAGTGCCCTGGGCAAGGTGTCGAAGCGCGGGATCGTCGACGAGCACGAGGAGCGGCAGGTCTCCGAGGGCTACCGCAAGTCCATGAACATCAAGGCGCCGACCGTCTTCGAGCCGGTGGGCAAGCTGTCGGGCGGCAACCAGCAGAAGGTCGTCCTCAGCAAGTGGATCTTCGCGGGCCCCGAGGTGCTGATCCTCGACGAGCCGACCCGCGGGATCGACGTGGGGGCAAAGTTCGAGATCTACACGGTCATCGACAAGCTGGCGGCCGAGGGCAAGGCGGTCGTCTTCATCTCCTCCGAGCTCCCGGAGCTGCTCGGAATGTGCGACCGCATCTACACGATGGCCGCAGGACGGCTGACGGGTGAGTTCTCGCGGGCGGAGGCCTCGCAGGAAACGCTGATGCGCCAGATGACGAAGGACAAAGAGGTAACCCGATGA
- the mmsB gene encoding multiple monosaccharide ABC transporter permease, with protein sequence MSTDVTAKTPAPAPPGKSGSATGESLLQLMLDGMRRNMRQYGMLFALGLIVVLFAVWTNGDLLLPRNVSNLVLQNSYILILAIGMMLVIIAGHIDLSVGSLTAFVGAVGAVLMVNHNISWPIALVLCLAMGAAAGAAQGFLIAYLGIPSFIVTLAGMLTFRGLTEIFLKGQTIGPFPEGLQKVANSFLPEVGPHTNYHNLTLLLGIGLIAFVVVKETRDRKRQTEFSLDVLPRNLFLLKLVALIAAVATVTMLLASYKGAPVVLLILGVLVAGFGYLMRNAVIGRHIYAIGGNLPAAKLSGVKDKKVTFLVFLNMGMLAALAGLVFAARFNAASPKAGLNFELEAIAASFIGGASMSGGVGTVLGAIIGGLVLGVLNNGMNLVGIGSDWQQVIKGLVLLAAVGFDVWNKRKVGS encoded by the coding sequence ATGAGCACGGATGTGACCGCCAAGACGCCGGCCCCGGCGCCGCCCGGCAAGAGCGGCTCGGCCACGGGCGAGAGCCTGCTTCAGCTGATGCTGGACGGCATGCGCCGCAACATGCGGCAGTACGGCATGCTGTTCGCCCTCGGTCTGATCGTGGTGCTGTTCGCCGTGTGGACCAACGGCGACCTGCTGCTGCCGCGCAACGTCTCCAACCTGGTGCTGCAGAACAGCTACATCCTGATCCTCGCGATCGGCATGATGCTCGTCATCATCGCGGGCCACATCGACCTGTCGGTCGGCTCGTTGACGGCGTTCGTGGGCGCGGTGGGAGCCGTGCTGATGGTCAACCACAACATCTCCTGGCCCATCGCCCTGGTGCTGTGTCTGGCCATGGGCGCCGCCGCGGGCGCCGCGCAAGGGTTCCTCATCGCGTATCTCGGCATACCGTCGTTCATCGTGACCCTGGCGGGCATGCTGACCTTCCGCGGTCTGACCGAGATCTTCCTCAAGGGCCAGACGATCGGCCCGTTCCCCGAGGGTCTGCAGAAGGTCGCCAACAGCTTCCTGCCCGAGGTCGGCCCCCACACGAACTACCACAACCTGACCCTGCTCCTGGGCATCGGGCTGATCGCGTTCGTGGTGGTCAAGGAGACCCGCGACCGCAAGCGGCAGACGGAGTTCTCCCTCGACGTACTCCCGCGCAACCTCTTCCTCCTCAAGCTCGTCGCGCTGATCGCCGCCGTCGCCACCGTCACCATGCTGCTCGCCAGCTACAAGGGCGCCCCGGTGGTCCTGCTGATCCTCGGCGTCCTGGTCGCCGGCTTCGGCTACCTGATGCGCAACGCGGTCATCGGCCGGCACATCTACGCGATCGGCGGCAACCTCCCGGCGGCCAAGCTGTCGGGTGTGAAGGACAAGAAGGTCACCTTCCTGGTCTTCCTGAACATGGGCATGCTCGCGGCCCTGGCGGGTCTGGTCTTCGCCGCCCGCTTCAACGCGGCCTCGCCCAAGGCCGGTCTGAACTTCGAACTGGAGGCGATCGCGGCCTCGTTCATCGGCGGTGCGTCGATGAGCGGTGGCGTGGGCACGGTCCTCGGCGCGATCATCGGTGGTCTCGTCCTGGGCGTGCTGAACAACGGTATGAACCTCGTCGGCATCGGCTCCGACTGGCAGCAGGTCATCAAGGGTCTGGTACTGCTGGCCGCGGTCGGGTTCGACGTGTGGAACAAGCGCAAGGTCGGTTCGTAA
- a CDS encoding aldose epimerase family protein, whose translation METSRRTVIAAAAAAGLAAGTVGTAHASTGGRKPVKELFGKLADGTKVYRWSLENGGTRLKVISYGGIVQSLEIPDRHGRYANVSLGYDNLASYVAGTTFFGATIGRYGNRIAKGRFTLDGKAYQLSVNDGVNSLHGGAKGFNTKVWDIEGFTSGSDVGLHLHYTSVDGEMGYPGTLKVQVTYTLTRHGDWRIDYRATTDKATVVNLTNHTYYNLAGEGSGGIYDHELHLAAGRYTPTDSGLIPTGELAKVAGTPFDFRKAKPIGRDIRVGHPQLVTAKGFDHNWVLDKGVTAKPEHIATLRDPKSGRTLKIATDQPGVQFYSGNFLDGTLVGPSGHTYRQGDGMCLETQHFPDSPNHPSFPSTVLRPGQTYRTTTVHSFSA comes from the coding sequence ATGGAAACGAGCAGACGTACGGTCATCGCCGCGGCCGCGGCCGCGGGACTCGCCGCCGGCACGGTCGGCACCGCCCACGCCAGCACAGGAGGCAGGAAGCCGGTGAAGGAGCTCTTCGGCAAGCTCGCCGACGGCACCAAGGTCTACCGCTGGTCGCTGGAGAACGGCGGCACGCGCCTGAAGGTCATCTCCTACGGCGGCATCGTCCAGTCCCTGGAGATCCCCGACCGGCACGGCCGCTACGCCAACGTCTCCCTCGGCTACGACAACCTCGCCTCGTACGTCGCCGGGACGACGTTCTTCGGGGCGACGATCGGCCGCTACGGCAACCGCATCGCCAAGGGCCGGTTCACCCTGGACGGCAAGGCCTACCAGCTCTCCGTCAACGACGGCGTGAACAGCCTGCACGGCGGCGCCAAGGGTTTCAACACCAAGGTGTGGGACATCGAGGGCTTCACCTCGGGCTCCGACGTCGGCCTGCACCTGCACTACACCAGCGTCGACGGCGAGATGGGCTACCCGGGCACGCTGAAGGTGCAGGTGACGTACACCCTCACCCGGCACGGCGACTGGCGCATCGACTACCGGGCCACCACCGACAAGGCCACCGTCGTCAACCTCACCAACCACACGTACTACAACCTCGCCGGTGAGGGCAGCGGCGGCATCTACGACCACGAGCTGCACCTGGCCGCGGGCCGCTACACGCCCACCGACTCGGGGCTGATCCCCACCGGTGAGCTGGCCAAGGTCGCGGGCACCCCCTTCGACTTCCGCAAGGCCAAGCCGATCGGCCGGGACATCCGTGTCGGCCACCCGCAGCTGGTCACCGCCAAGGGCTTCGACCACAACTGGGTCCTCGACAAGGGCGTCACCGCCAAGCCCGAGCACATCGCGACCCTGCGCGACCCGAAGTCCGGCCGCACCCTGAAGATCGCGACGGACCAGCCGGGCGTGCAGTTCTACTCGGGCAACTTCCTGGACGGCACCCTGGTCGGCCCCTCCGGGCACACCTACCGGCAGGGCGACGGCATGTGCCTGGAGACCCAGCACTTCCCGGACTCGCCGAACCACCCGTCGTTCCCCTCGACGGTGCTGCGACCTGGGCAGACGTACCGCACGACGACGGTCCACTCGTTCAGCGCGTGA